In Chitinophaga sp. HK235, a single window of DNA contains:
- a CDS encoding VWA domain-containing protein: protein MKIMEENTRRWRLILGGDNNDGTAFILNKADQQIDKTLEALYDSNRKGGLGASSPNVSRWLGDIRSYFPASVVQVMQKDAIKRLDLTAMLLEKEMLENVEPDVHLVATLMTLSRVIPEKTKDTARQVVKKVVDELLKKLSQPMQQAISGSLNRSVRNRRPRHHEINWNLTIQKNLQHYQPDYKTIIPETLIGYGRKRSALKDVVLCLDQSGSMGTSVVYSGIFGAVMASIPAVQTKMVVFDTAVADLTEELQDPVELLFGVQLGGGTDINAALKYCQQVVSRPTDTVLVLITDLFEGGDEAGMRKRFTELAASGVQVIVLLALNDEGAPSYDHENAQFLATLGIPVFACTPDKFPDMMAMALSKQDIAQWAAREEMVLKK, encoded by the coding sequence ATGAAGATCATGGAAGAAAATACACGCCGGTGGCGACTGATCCTGGGAGGAGACAACAATGATGGCACCGCCTTTATTTTAAATAAGGCCGACCAGCAGATAGACAAAACGCTGGAGGCGCTGTATGATAGCAACCGTAAAGGTGGACTGGGCGCATCTTCTCCTAATGTAAGCCGCTGGCTGGGCGATATACGCAGCTATTTTCCTGCCTCTGTAGTACAGGTGATGCAGAAAGATGCCATCAAACGGCTCGACCTCACCGCCATGCTGCTGGAAAAAGAGATGCTGGAAAATGTGGAGCCGGACGTACATCTGGTGGCCACGCTGATGACGCTCAGCCGCGTGATCCCGGAAAAAACCAAAGACACGGCCCGTCAGGTAGTAAAAAAAGTGGTGGACGAACTCCTGAAAAAACTGTCACAGCCTATGCAGCAGGCTATCAGCGGCAGTCTTAACAGGAGTGTGCGCAACAGGCGTCCCCGCCACCATGAGATCAACTGGAACCTGACCATCCAAAAAAATCTGCAACATTATCAACCTGATTACAAAACCATCATCCCGGAAACACTGATTGGATACGGCCGTAAAAGGTCTGCCCTCAAGGATGTAGTGCTCTGTCTCGACCAGAGCGGTTCTATGGGTACCTCAGTGGTATATTCCGGCATCTTTGGCGCAGTGATGGCCTCTATCCCTGCCGTACAAACGAAAATGGTGGTATTCGACACCGCAGTAGCCGATCTTACGGAAGAGCTCCAGGACCCGGTGGAACTGCTGTTTGGCGTACAGCTGGGCGGGGGCACCGATATCAATGCTGCGTTGAAATACTGCCAGCAGGTCGTTTCCCGGCCTACTGACACTGTACTGGTACTGATCACCGACCTCTTTGAAGGCGGAGATGAAGCCGGCATGCGTAAACGTTTTACAGAACTGGCCGCCAGCGGCGTACAGGTAATAGTATTACTGGCCCTCAATGATGAAGGCGCACCCTCATATGACCACGAAAATGCACAGTTCCTGGCTACACTGGGTATCCCGGTATTTGCCTGCACACCAGATAAATTCCCGGATATGATGGCCATGGCACTGAGCAAACAGGACATCGCCCAATGGGCTGCCAGAGAGGAAATGGTCCTGAAAAAATAA
- a CDS encoding DUF5682 family protein, with amino-acid sequence MSVHILGIRHHGPGSARNVKTFLEALQPDIVLVEGPPEADAILSWAGHEDLKPPVAILVYQPDNPQHSCFYPFAEYSPEWQAIGYAQRQHIPVRFMDLPLAHVFALEKEKAAAAGNTPEEVDAALPANGDEGATVENKLNGTASGLLPQATENTADRQAGPHAFDPAQALVNDLPAASEVALLPSPETDDDFTDLLPAQPLPESAFYRDPIVHLAHAAGYDDGERWWEHMFEYRLEQEQVFEAVSDAMQALREELPQRDSRMEQLREAWMRKIIRQAEKEMYTRIAVICGAWHAPALKNMPTQKADNDLLKGLPKVKIDCTWIPWTYSRLSYESGYGAGVPSPGWYQHIWEHPSDDGTRWMALVAKLFRDKQQDTSVAHVLEAVRLANALASLRQYSRPGLEELNEATLSILCNGEDVLMQLIRDELIVSNRIGQVPSDIPKPPLQADIERLQKRLRLPQTADFKDYTLDLRKDTDLERSIFLHRLQLLGVRWGDRSETSGKGTFKEQWRLQWDPSFSVDIIEKGSWGNTVLEATTQYVMDIAGKTSTLREVCGMLESALPAELPKVVDVLIQRINNLAAASGDVLQLLEVVPSLVNITRYGNVRKTDADLVMDIAESMISRICVSLPSACTAVAEDAALELLEQFQALNDAIGLLQHPTLTADWTATLQAISGNSQSAPMIAGYASRLLFDFKVLDGDTLFSRFSIAMSVANTPAVAAAWLEGFLKGSGTLLLLDETLWNMVYSWVAQLENDIFMQILPLLRRTFSNFTAPERKKLGEKVKRGTGNGPVTVAVEAGVDEVRAAMGIPVVMKMLGFFHIDNQAE; translated from the coding sequence ATGTCTGTTCATATATTAGGAATCCGGCACCATGGGCCCGGCTCCGCCAGAAATGTAAAAACATTCCTGGAAGCATTACAGCCCGATATTGTGCTGGTGGAAGGTCCTCCGGAAGCGGACGCCATTCTTTCCTGGGCGGGCCATGAAGACCTGAAACCGCCAGTGGCGATACTGGTGTATCAGCCCGATAACCCACAGCATTCCTGCTTCTACCCTTTTGCCGAATACTCTCCTGAGTGGCAGGCCATCGGGTATGCGCAGCGGCAACATATTCCGGTCCGTTTTATGGACCTGCCCCTGGCACATGTGTTTGCCCTTGAGAAGGAAAAAGCTGCAGCTGCCGGCAATACACCGGAAGAGGTGGATGCTGCGTTACCGGCCAATGGTGACGAGGGAGCAACTGTTGAAAATAAACTGAATGGTACAGCCAGCGGGCTGTTGCCCCAGGCTACCGAAAATACTGCCGACAGGCAGGCTGGGCCCCATGCCTTTGATCCAGCGCAAGCGCTGGTAAATGATCTGCCGGCTGCCAGCGAAGTCGCACTGCTGCCATCTCCGGAAACGGATGATGATTTTACAGACCTGCTGCCGGCGCAGCCATTACCGGAATCAGCCTTCTACCGCGACCCGATCGTTCACCTGGCTCATGCCGCCGGTTACGATGATGGTGAAAGGTGGTGGGAACATATGTTTGAATACCGGCTGGAGCAGGAACAGGTATTTGAGGCGGTGAGCGACGCCATGCAGGCGCTACGCGAAGAGCTGCCACAGCGCGACAGCCGGATGGAACAGCTGCGGGAAGCCTGGATGCGTAAAATAATACGGCAGGCCGAAAAGGAGATGTACACCCGTATAGCCGTGATATGCGGCGCCTGGCATGCTCCGGCCCTTAAAAATATGCCCACCCAAAAGGCCGATAATGACCTGCTGAAAGGACTGCCTAAAGTAAAAATCGACTGTACCTGGATACCCTGGACGTACAGCCGTTTAAGTTATGAGAGCGGATATGGTGCCGGTGTGCCATCACCCGGATGGTACCAGCACATCTGGGAGCATCCCTCCGATGACGGCACCCGCTGGATGGCCCTGGTAGCCAAACTTTTCAGGGACAAACAACAGGACACTTCCGTAGCCCATGTACTCGAAGCAGTACGCCTGGCCAATGCGCTGGCCTCTCTGCGCCAATATTCCCGGCCAGGGCTGGAAGAACTGAATGAAGCAACCCTCAGTATATTATGCAATGGGGAAGATGTGCTGATGCAACTGATACGGGATGAGCTGATCGTCAGCAACCGTATCGGACAGGTGCCTTCAGACATACCCAAACCACCCCTGCAGGCAGATATAGAACGGCTGCAGAAAAGACTGCGGCTGCCGCAAACTGCCGATTTCAAAGACTATACACTCGACCTCCGGAAGGATACTGATCTGGAAAGGAGCATCTTCCTGCACCGGTTACAGTTACTCGGTGTGCGCTGGGGCGACAGGTCTGAGACATCAGGCAAAGGCACTTTCAAAGAACAGTGGCGCCTGCAGTGGGACCCGTCTTTTTCTGTAGACATCATTGAAAAAGGCAGCTGGGGTAATACCGTCCTGGAAGCAACCACACAGTATGTGATGGATATCGCCGGCAAAACCTCCACCTTGCGGGAAGTATGCGGCATGCTGGAATCCGCACTGCCAGCGGAACTGCCCAAAGTAGTGGATGTGCTGATCCAGCGTATCAATAACCTGGCCGCCGCTTCCGGTGATGTGCTGCAGTTACTCGAAGTAGTTCCGTCCCTGGTAAATATTACCCGGTACGGGAATGTGCGCAAAACAGACGCCGACCTGGTGATGGACATTGCGGAGAGTATGATCAGCAGGATATGCGTCAGTTTACCTTCGGCCTGCACGGCGGTAGCCGAAGATGCCGCCCTGGAGCTGTTGGAACAGTTCCAGGCGCTGAATGACGCCATCGGCCTGCTCCAGCATCCAACCCTGACGGCTGACTGGACTGCCACGCTGCAGGCCATCTCCGGCAACAGTCAATCGGCGCCCATGATAGCTGGCTATGCCTCACGGCTGCTGTTTGATTTTAAAGTGCTCGACGGCGACACCCTCTTCAGCCGTTTCAGTATAGCCATGTCCGTAGCCAATACGCCGGCTGTTGCCGCCGCCTGGCTGGAAGGCTTCCTCAAAGGCAGCGGTACCCTCCTGCTGCTCGATGAAACCCTCTGGAATATGGTATATAGCTGGGTAGCCCAACTGGAAAATGATATTTTCATGCAGATATTGCCGTTATTACGCCGCACCTTTTCTAACTTTACGGCCCCGGAAAGAAAAAAACTGGGTGAAAAAGTGAAGCGGGGAACAGGCAACGGCCCTGTCACCGTGGCCGTGGAAGCCGGAGTTGACGAAGTCCGGGCTGCTATGGGCATACCGGTGGTCATGAAGATGTTGGGATTTTTTCATATTGATAACCAGGCAGAATGA
- a CDS encoding AAA family ATPase has protein sequence MSDTLRQHAELLYAPELEELKKQDSGRRPHNWLLSPQSVVTYLVGGKLKNGFEVSPKYIGSKRLMEIAVATLATDRALLLYGLPGTAKSWVSEHLAAAISGDSTRIVQGTAGTSEESIRYGWNYARLLAEGPSRQALVETPVLRAMQEGKIARIEELTRIGADVQDTLITILSEKTLPIPELNTEVQAAKGFNLIATANNRDKGVNELSSALKRRFNTVILPVPGTMEEEIDIVKRRVESFEKVMELPAEKPALEEIRRIVTIFRELRNGITEDGKTKIKSPGGTLSTAEAISVVNSGLTLAAYFGDGRLTAADLAAGIIGAVVKDPVQDKLVWQEYLETVVKTREDWKDVYRACRDLQ, from the coding sequence ATGTCAGACACTTTACGCCAACATGCAGAACTCCTTTATGCACCGGAACTGGAAGAACTGAAAAAACAGGACAGCGGCAGACGACCACATAACTGGCTGCTGTCACCTCAATCAGTAGTAACCTACCTGGTGGGCGGCAAACTGAAAAACGGTTTTGAAGTAAGTCCCAAATACATTGGCAGCAAAAGACTGATGGAAATTGCAGTGGCTACACTGGCTACAGACAGAGCTCTGCTGCTTTACGGTCTTCCCGGTACCGCCAAAAGCTGGGTCAGCGAACATCTTGCAGCTGCTATCAGCGGTGACTCTACCCGTATCGTGCAGGGCACTGCCGGCACCAGCGAAGAAAGTATCCGTTATGGCTGGAACTACGCCAGGCTGCTGGCCGAAGGCCCTTCCCGTCAGGCGCTGGTGGAAACACCGGTGCTGCGTGCCATGCAGGAAGGCAAAATCGCCCGTATTGAAGAGCTGACGCGTATAGGCGCCGACGTGCAGGATACCCTTATCACCATCCTCTCCGAAAAAACACTGCCTATTCCGGAATTAAACACGGAAGTGCAGGCGGCCAAAGGGTTTAACCTGATTGCCACCGCCAACAACCGCGACAAAGGTGTCAATGAATTGTCCAGCGCTTTAAAACGTAGGTTCAACACCGTGATTCTGCCAGTGCCGGGCACCATGGAAGAAGAAATAGATATTGTAAAAAGAAGAGTGGAAAGTTTCGAAAAAGTGATGGAGCTGCCGGCCGAAAAACCTGCACTGGAAGAGATACGCCGGATCGTTACCATCTTTCGGGAACTGCGCAATGGCATTACCGAAGACGGAAAAACCAAGATCAAGTCGCCTGGCGGTACACTCAGCACGGCGGAAGCTATTTCTGTTGTCAACAGCGGGCTTACCCTCGCCGCTTATTTTGGTGATGGCAGGCTCACCGCGGCCGACCTGGCTGCCGGTATCATCGGTGCCGTAGTGAAAGACCCGGTACAGGACAAACTGGTATGGCAGGAATATCTTGAAACCGTAGTAAAAACAAGAGAAGACTGGAAAGATGTGTACCGTGCCTGCCGCGATTTGCAATAA
- a CDS encoding DUF5691 domain-containing protein produces the protein MQSWNDIINTALLGTAKKAADTDSLPAPLQAAASEVLAAPGMDREDQFLQIAALVFNYRQSGSQPAAGSPDTLPVCEPETKKYCSPTALQALQHTLDSDNTPLLTLWLECCAGSHQVLPPEYLPRILENASRHKTLRNLAATCCGRRGEWLAQYNREWNFSVVADTKEELWQHGTTAQRLEALVRMREENPAEARTLLQEAWSKESAAVKGELLGALATKISLEDASWLESLLTEKSKQVKEATWKLLKKIPGSNLHEQYQQVLETAILADDKGKITVAADIQPPEEIFKSGIEKLSNHARVSDAEHILSQLVALVHPRIWEQHFNCSFEEVVSLFHHQTSLKPFLPSLVEAISWFGDSSRALAFVQHTNTFHMALLPLLPADQQDTYILQHFDAHSNLVMNYVGQMKQVWSEELALKVLRYCAGNPYTYSQRTVGDFVTLVPVSVKSALESITSGNENYQTYWKSISLHLVGLLQIKTFILQSFSKNI, from the coding sequence ATGCAATCATGGAATGATATCATTAATACAGCCCTGCTGGGCACGGCCAAAAAAGCGGCAGATACCGACAGTCTGCCTGCCCCACTGCAAGCCGCAGCCAGCGAGGTACTGGCTGCTCCCGGTATGGACCGGGAAGACCAGTTCCTGCAAATAGCCGCACTGGTATTCAACTACCGGCAAAGCGGAAGCCAACCGGCAGCCGGCAGCCCCGACACCCTGCCGGTATGTGAACCAGAGACAAAAAAATATTGCAGCCCCACCGCCCTGCAGGCATTACAACATACACTAGACAGCGACAATACCCCGTTGCTGACCCTCTGGCTGGAATGCTGTGCCGGCAGCCATCAGGTGCTGCCACCGGAATACCTGCCCCGTATTCTGGAAAATGCCAGCCGCCATAAAACCTTGCGTAACCTGGCCGCCACCTGCTGTGGCAGACGTGGCGAATGGCTCGCACAGTATAACCGGGAATGGAACTTCTCTGTGGTAGCCGACACCAAAGAAGAACTGTGGCAGCATGGTACTACCGCCCAGCGCCTGGAAGCGTTGGTACGCATGCGGGAAGAAAACCCTGCTGAAGCGAGGACATTGCTACAGGAAGCATGGAGCAAGGAAAGTGCAGCCGTTAAAGGAGAACTACTGGGCGCTCTCGCCACAAAGATAAGCCTGGAAGATGCCTCCTGGCTGGAATCCCTGCTAACAGAAAAAAGCAAACAGGTAAAAGAAGCCACATGGAAGCTGCTGAAAAAAATTCCCGGCTCCAACCTGCACGAACAATACCAACAGGTGCTGGAAACAGCCATCCTGGCGGATGACAAAGGCAAGATAACAGTGGCCGCCGATATTCAGCCTCCGGAAGAGATTTTTAAAAGCGGTATTGAAAAGCTGAGCAACCATGCCCGGGTTTCTGATGCAGAACATATCCTTTCACAACTGGTGGCACTGGTACATCCAAGGATATGGGAACAACATTTCAACTGCTCTTTTGAAGAAGTGGTCTCCCTGTTCCATCATCAGACATCCCTGAAGCCTTTCCTCCCCTCACTGGTGGAAGCTATCAGTTGGTTTGGTGACAGCAGCAGGGCTCTTGCCTTTGTGCAGCATACCAATACCTTCCACATGGCGCTGCTGCCACTGCTGCCCGCTGATCAGCAGGACACCTATATCCTCCAGCACTTTGATGCCCACAGCAACCTGGTGATGAACTATGTAGGGCAGATGAAACAGGTATGGAGTGAAGAGCTGGCACTGAAGGTATTACGGTACTGTGCCGGCAACCCATACACCTACTCCCAGCGTACGGTCGGTGATTTTGTGACGCTGGTACCTGTATCAGTAAAATCAGCACTGGAGAGCATTACTTCCGGCAATGAAAACTACCAGACCTACTGGAAGTCCATTTCCTTACATCTGGTAGGTCTTTTACAGATTAAAACATTTATCCTGCAATCATTCTCAAAAAATATTTAA
- a CDS encoding SWIM zinc finger domain-containing protein — MELTEEQVLSMAPDESSRKAGKELARPAKWVSIGMSDAALWGECQGSGSKPYQTQVDTGNMAFKCSCPSRKFPCKHGVGLLLYYAREKQSFTLLEQPAWVTEWISKRTEKAEKKAQQAVDNADKPVDEAAQNKRQEARHRKVSDGLDELLRWIKDMVRNGIIGLPDKGADMCENMARRMVDAQAPGLAGILREMAEISYYSEGWQHTFMDQLLRLYLLARAYGHSNHLDPALQQDIRTMIGFPQSQEELKTQAGITDTWQVLGKQSTEDDRLITERYWLYGLHTRQTALLLQFTVRHQPQTQLMPAPGSTIRAELVYYPSAAPMRALIKTQQAMPADHRFQGYANWTEVMAAQTAVSSRLPLYNDQVYTIDTLTPVLRDGQWWLRDAQQQEMQVRKEFRHIWKLLALSGGQPMPMALIGREREYDPLGVWHQQEYKIL, encoded by the coding sequence TTGGAGCTAACGGAAGAACAGGTGCTGTCGATGGCACCCGATGAGTCATCCCGTAAGGCGGGAAAAGAACTGGCCAGGCCGGCCAAATGGGTTAGTATAGGCATGAGTGATGCCGCCCTCTGGGGCGAATGCCAGGGCAGCGGCAGCAAACCCTATCAGACCCAGGTAGATACCGGCAATATGGCTTTCAAATGCAGCTGTCCCAGCCGCAAATTCCCCTGTAAACATGGCGTAGGCCTGTTATTATACTACGCCCGGGAGAAACAGTCGTTTACCCTCCTGGAGCAACCGGCCTGGGTGACCGAATGGATCAGCAAGCGGACGGAAAAAGCAGAGAAAAAAGCCCAGCAGGCGGTAGACAATGCCGACAAACCGGTAGATGAAGCTGCGCAAAACAAACGGCAGGAAGCCCGGCACAGGAAAGTCAGTGATGGGTTGGATGAACTGCTGCGCTGGATAAAAGACATGGTGCGCAACGGTATTATCGGTCTACCTGACAAGGGCGCCGATATGTGTGAAAACATGGCCCGACGCATGGTAGACGCCCAGGCCCCCGGACTGGCGGGCATCCTGCGCGAGATGGCCGAAATCAGCTACTACAGCGAAGGCTGGCAGCATACCTTCATGGACCAGTTGCTACGCCTTTATCTGCTGGCCCGAGCCTATGGCCATTCCAACCATTTGGACCCGGCCCTTCAGCAGGATATCCGCACCATGATAGGGTTCCCACAATCGCAGGAGGAACTGAAAACACAAGCCGGTATCACCGACACCTGGCAGGTACTAGGCAAACAAAGCACTGAAGATGACCGGCTGATCACCGAACGGTACTGGCTATACGGTCTTCATACCCGCCAGACAGCCCTCCTGCTGCAGTTTACCGTCAGACACCAGCCACAAACCCAGCTGATGCCTGCTCCCGGCAGCACCATCCGGGCAGAACTGGTATATTATCCTTCTGCCGCACCTATGCGGGCGCTCATCAAAACACAGCAGGCCATGCCTGCAGACCACCGCTTCCAGGGATACGCCAACTGGACAGAAGTAATGGCCGCCCAAACAGCCGTCAGCAGCCGGCTCCCCCTGTATAACGATCAGGTATATACGATTGATACCCTGACACCGGTACTCCGCGATGGACAATGGTGGCTGCGCGATGCTCAGCAACAGGAGATGCAGGTCCGCAAGGAGTTTCGGCATATATGGAAACTACTGGCCCTCAGCGGCGGTCAACCGATGCCCATGGCCCTCATCGGCCGGGAGAGGGAGTACGACCCCCTCGGCGTATGGCATCAGCAGGAGTATAAAATATTGTAA
- a CDS encoding iron-sulfur cluster assembly protein gives MSEATLREKIEEQLKTVYDPEIPVNIWELGLVYEIKIKENNRIGIDMTLTAPGCPVAGDIIREVDEKVRNIEGVSEVDVHLTFDPPWNKEMMSEEAKLELGFL, from the coding sequence ATGAGTGAAGCAACATTAAGGGAAAAGATAGAAGAACAGCTCAAAACCGTATACGATCCAGAGATTCCTGTGAACATCTGGGAACTGGGGCTGGTATACGAAATCAAGATCAAGGAAAACAACCGCATTGGTATAGACATGACGCTTACCGCGCCTGGCTGCCCTGTAGCCGGCGATATTATCCGGGAGGTAGATGAAAAAGTCAGAAATATCGAAGGCGTATCTGAGGTAGATGTACACCTGACTTTCGACCCACCCTGGAATAAGGAGATGATGAGCGAAGAAGCCAAGCTGGAACTCGGTTTCCTTTAA
- a CDS encoding SufE family protein: MTINERQEEIKSDFEIMSNWEDKYEYIIQLGKDLPLIAEEYKVPENLIKGCQSRVWLHTELRDGKLYFTGDSDAVITKGLISLMIYVLSGHTPKDIASSDIYFIDAIGLSSHLSPTRSNGLLSMLKQMKLYAVAYQAKNNQS; the protein is encoded by the coding sequence ATGACGATCAACGAAAGACAGGAAGAAATAAAGTCCGACTTTGAAATAATGAGCAACTGGGAGGATAAGTATGAATATATCATCCAGCTGGGTAAGGATTTACCGCTCATTGCAGAAGAATACAAAGTACCGGAAAACCTGATTAAGGGCTGTCAGTCACGCGTGTGGCTGCATACTGAGCTCAGGGATGGTAAACTGTATTTTACCGGCGACAGCGATGCCGTGATCACCAAAGGGCTTATCAGCCTGATGATCTATGTGCTTTCCGGACATACTCCGAAAGACATCGCTTCCTCCGATATCTACTTTATCGATGCCATCGGTCTGAGCAGCCACCTCTCTCCTACCCGTTCCAACGGGCTGCTGAGCATGCTCAAACAGATGAAACTTTATGCGGTGGCCTATCAGGCAAAAAATAACCAGTCATGA